A portion of the Paenibacillus hamazuiensis genome contains these proteins:
- the rpmE gene encoding 50S ribosomal protein L31, with the protein MKQGIHPNYQTTTVTCACGNTFESGSIKQNLRVEICSNCHPFFTGKQKFVDAGGRVDKFKKKYGI; encoded by the coding sequence ATGAAACAAGGTATTCATCCGAATTACCAAACAACGACGGTAACATGCGCATGCGGCAACACGTTTGAATCGGGTTCGATCAAGCAAAACCTGCGCGTGGAGATTTGCTCGAACTGCCACCCGTTCTTCACCGGCAAGCAGAAATTCGTCGATGCAGGCGGTCGTGTTGATAAATTCAAGAAGAAATACGGCATCTAA
- a CDS encoding radical SAM protein encodes MNLVYADRQGNVFDHPDFVGLGRSGDQVTEILEDELIPLPEGATLVSLPDTRAVGMDAETGEMKLVPGDVQAVGALLPQGFTRLLLPGYVKADKTKLLPLFGYTAVVWKDGGFYVAARQSDDPERWNPLNCDRDELELQVERFRKQYPDNRLYGHLSNCALGYECLTASNTFLNRWEGAVPVSFACNAGCFGCISEQPEDSGFPAPQTRMNFKPTVQEIVEVMLQHLKTPDSIISFGQGCEGEPSTQAPSIIEAIRTVRAQTDMGYININTNAGLTDHIRGIVDAGLDLMRVSTISALDDHYNAYYKPRGYTLKNVEKSLRYAADQGVYTSINYLIFPGVTDREEEIEAMIEFARRTDLKLIQLRNLNIDPESYLNLIPKARGEILGMKQMIEIFQEELPDVVLGSYTHVPKPELRRKKVASRSQG; translated from the coding sequence ATGAACCTGGTATATGCAGACCGTCAAGGTAATGTGTTCGACCACCCCGACTTTGTCGGGCTTGGCCGCAGTGGCGATCAAGTGACGGAAATATTGGAAGACGAGCTGATTCCGCTGCCGGAAGGAGCGACGCTCGTCAGCTTGCCGGATACGCGGGCTGTCGGCATGGATGCCGAAACCGGCGAGATGAAGCTGGTTCCCGGCGACGTGCAGGCCGTAGGCGCTCTGCTGCCGCAAGGTTTTACACGGCTGCTGCTGCCCGGCTACGTCAAAGCCGACAAGACGAAGCTGCTGCCGCTCTTCGGCTATACGGCGGTCGTGTGGAAGGACGGCGGTTTTTACGTCGCCGCTCGCCAAAGCGACGACCCGGAGCGCTGGAATCCGCTGAACTGCGACCGCGATGAGCTGGAGCTGCAGGTTGAGCGGTTCCGCAAGCAATATCCGGACAATCGCTTATACGGGCATTTGTCCAATTGTGCGCTCGGGTACGAATGTTTGACGGCTTCCAATACGTTTTTGAACCGCTGGGAAGGAGCGGTGCCGGTTTCGTTCGCCTGCAATGCGGGATGCTTCGGATGCATCTCCGAGCAGCCGGAGGACAGCGGATTTCCGGCCCCGCAGACGCGGATGAATTTCAAGCCGACGGTGCAGGAAATCGTCGAAGTGATGCTGCAGCATTTGAAAACGCCGGACAGCATTATCAGCTTCGGCCAAGGCTGCGAAGGAGAACCGTCCACCCAGGCGCCCAGCATCATTGAAGCGATCCGAACCGTGCGCGCGCAAACCGATATGGGCTACATCAACATCAATACGAACGCCGGCCTCACCGATCATATTCGCGGCATCGTCGACGCCGGCCTCGATTTGATGCGGGTCAGCACCATCAGCGCGCTGGACGATCATTATAACGCGTATTACAAACCTCGCGGATATACGCTGAAAAACGTCGAGAAATCGCTCCGCTATGCGGCGGATCAAGGCGTGTACACCTCGATCAACTATTTGATTTTCCCCGGCGTCACCGATCGGGAAGAAGAGATCGAAGCGATGATCGAGTTTGCGCGGCGTACGGACCTGAAGCTGATTCAGCTGAGAAATCTCAATATCGACCCGGAAAGCTACCTGAATTTAATTCCGAAAGCCCGCGGCGAAATCCTCGGGATGAAGCAGATGATCGAGATTTTTCAGGAGGAGCTGCCGGACGTGGTGCTCGGCTCTTACACTCATGTTCCAAAGCCGGAACTGCGCAGAAAAAAGGTTGCATCCCGTTCGCAGGGCTGA
- the rho gene encoding transcription termination factor Rho: protein MDMHLAQLEALKLTELYKLAKEHQIPSYGQMKKKELIFAILRAQAEKGGLMFMQGVLEILPEGFGFLRPINYLPSPEDIYISASQIRRFDLRSGDLVSGKCRPPKENERYFGLLHVEAVNGEDPETASERLHFPALTPLYPQKKVVLETSPSHLSTRLMDLLSPVGLGQRGLIVAPPKAGKTLLLKEIANSISTNYPEIELFVLLIDERPEEVTDMQRSVKGEVVASTFDELPENHIKVAELVLERAQRLVEHKKDVVILLDSITRLARAYNLVVPPSGRTLSGGIDPGAFHRPKRFFGAARNIEEGGSLTILATALIETGSRMDDVIYEEFKGTGNLELHLDRKLAERRIFPAIDIRRSGTRREEMLLTKEELEKVWAIRKSMNESHEYVDAFIKKLAETKTNQEFLDTLDKKTGTGTSTPPTKRVKNSAS, encoded by the coding sequence ATGGATATGCATTTAGCGCAGCTCGAAGCGCTGAAACTGACGGAATTATACAAACTGGCCAAGGAACATCAAATTCCTTCGTACGGCCAAATGAAGAAAAAGGAACTTATTTTTGCCATTCTTCGGGCTCAAGCGGAAAAAGGCGGCCTTATGTTTATGCAGGGCGTCCTTGAGATTTTGCCCGAGGGCTTCGGGTTTTTAAGACCGATCAACTATTTGCCCAGCCCGGAAGACATCTACATTTCCGCCTCGCAGATCCGGAGATTCGATCTTCGGTCAGGGGATTTGGTATCCGGCAAATGCAGACCGCCGAAAGAAAACGAACGTTACTTCGGACTCCTCCATGTGGAGGCCGTCAACGGCGAAGATCCCGAAACCGCATCGGAACGTCTACATTTTCCTGCGCTTACTCCTCTTTATCCGCAAAAGAAAGTGGTTCTAGAAACGTCCCCTTCTCACCTGTCTACCCGCCTTATGGATTTGCTGTCTCCCGTCGGTTTAGGCCAGCGCGGATTGATCGTGGCACCTCCAAAAGCAGGAAAGACGCTGCTTTTGAAAGAAATCGCCAACAGCATTTCGACCAATTATCCGGAAATCGAGCTTTTCGTGCTGCTGATCGACGAAAGGCCGGAGGAAGTAACGGATATGCAGCGTTCGGTAAAAGGGGAAGTTGTTGCGTCCACGTTCGATGAGCTTCCGGAAAATCATATCAAGGTGGCGGAGCTTGTGCTGGAACGGGCACAGCGGCTGGTTGAGCACAAAAAGGACGTGGTCATTTTGCTGGACAGCATCACAAGGCTGGCCAGAGCTTATAACCTCGTCGTGCCGCCGTCCGGGCGAACCTTGTCCGGAGGTATCGATCCGGGAGCGTTCCACCGACCGAAGCGGTTTTTCGGGGCGGCCCGCAACATTGAGGAGGGCGGCAGCCTGACCATTCTCGCTACGGCGCTCATCGAGACCGGTTCACGGATGGACGACGTCATTTACGAGGAGTTCAAGGGAACGGGCAACCTCGAGCTGCATTTGGACCGCAAGCTGGCGGAGCGCCGCATTTTCCCGGCGATCGATATTCGCCGCTCCGGCACGCGCCGCGAGGAGATGCTGCTGACGAAGGAAGAGCTGGAGAAGGTATGGGCGATTCGCAAGAGCATGAACGAGTCGCATGAATACGTCGACGCATTTATTAAGAAGCTCGCAGAAACGAAGACAAACCAGGAGTTTTTGGATACGCTCGATAAAAAAACCGGAACCGGCACTTCCACGCCGCCGACCAAACGGGTGAAAAACTCCGCTTCCTAA
- a CDS encoding UDP-N-acetylglucosamine 1-carboxyvinyltransferase — translation MEKLMVAGGRSLRGTVQISGAKNSAVALLPTALLAETAITLDNLPSISDVAVYANLLSELGATVERKDDMMTIDPTHLQLRPMPNGDVKKLRASYYLMGALLGRFGEATVGLPGGCNFEPRPIEQHIKGFEALGATVSNENGSLKIRAKELRGAKIYLDLVSVGATINIMLAASKAKGITIIENAAKEPEIIDVATLLNSMGAKIKGAGTETIRIEGVDSLHGCRHSIIPDRIQAGTYMIAAAATRGDVVVDNVIPKHMEAVTAKLQEMGAHIYEMDESIRVVGQQEYESVDVKALVYPGFATDLQSPMTTLLTQARGVSILTDYVYGNRFKHVPELTRMGAKIKVEGRSAVIEGNRLSAAKVKATDLRAGAALVIAGLTVEDGITEISGVEYIDRGYDNLVANLSRLGAEVWREKA, via the coding sequence ATGGAAAAACTGATGGTCGCTGGCGGCCGTTCTCTGCGCGGAACGGTTCAGATCAGCGGCGCGAAGAACAGCGCGGTGGCTTTGCTGCCGACGGCTTTGCTGGCCGAAACGGCGATCACGCTGGACAATCTGCCCTCGATCAGCGATGTGGCGGTATATGCCAATCTGCTGTCGGAGCTCGGCGCAACTGTCGAACGGAAGGACGATATGATGACGATCGATCCGACCCACCTTCAATTGAGGCCGATGCCGAACGGCGACGTGAAAAAACTGCGGGCATCCTACTATTTGATGGGCGCGCTTCTGGGCCGGTTCGGCGAAGCGACGGTAGGGCTGCCGGGCGGCTGCAATTTCGAGCCGAGACCGATCGAACAGCACATTAAAGGCTTTGAAGCGCTTGGAGCAACCGTGTCCAACGAGAACGGGTCGCTGAAAATCCGCGCAAAAGAACTTCGCGGAGCGAAAATTTATCTGGACTTGGTCAGCGTAGGGGCAACGATCAACATCATGCTTGCCGCTTCGAAGGCCAAAGGAATTACGATTATCGAAAATGCGGCCAAAGAGCCTGAAATTATAGATGTAGCCACTTTACTTAATTCCATGGGCGCAAAAATCAAAGGCGCCGGCACGGAAACGATTCGGATCGAAGGTGTCGATTCGCTTCACGGGTGCCGCCATTCCATTATTCCCGACCGCATACAAGCGGGTACATACATGATTGCCGCCGCGGCAACGCGCGGCGATGTTGTCGTAGATAATGTCATCCCCAAGCATATGGAGGCTGTTACAGCCAAGCTGCAGGAGATGGGCGCCCACATTTACGAGATGGATGAGTCGATCCGCGTCGTCGGCCAGCAGGAATATGAAAGCGTCGACGTGAAAGCGCTCGTGTATCCGGGGTTTGCCACCGATCTGCAGTCGCCGATGACTACGCTTCTCACTCAGGCCAGGGGTGTCAGCATCTTAACCGACTACGTGTATGGAAATAGATTTAAGCACGTCCCCGAATTAACCCGGATGGGAGCCAAAATCAAGGTCGAAGGCCGTTCCGCCGTCATTGAGGGAAACCGCCTGAGCGCAGCGAAAGTGAAAGCGACCGATTTGCGCGCGGGAGCTGCGCTGGTGATCGCGGGACTGACGGTGGAGGATGGGATTACGGAAATTAGCGGAGTGGAGTATATCGACCGCGGGTACGATAATTTGGTGGCCAACTTGTCGCGGCTCGGAGCCGAAGTTTGGCGCGAGAAGGCATAA
- the fba gene encoding class II fructose-1,6-bisphosphate aldolase yields MPLVSMNEFLPKAKANKFAVGQFNMNNLEFAQAIMEAAIELKSPFIYGVSEGALKYMGIEFTVAIAEAAAKKSGLPIALHLDHGSSFEVAMKCIRAGFSSVMFDGSHYSFEENIRLTKEVVKAARAMGVSVEGELGTIGGVEDDISVDEADANLAKPEEAIRFYEETGVDCLAIAVGTAHGMYAGEPNIRFDIIEKVSSAIPVPVVLHGGSGVPDEMIRKSIAAGVGKINVNTENQVACTDAIREVLNKDAKVYDPRKYLSPARKAMIDVVKSKIELFGSANQA; encoded by the coding sequence ATGCCACTCGTATCGATGAATGAGTTTTTGCCCAAAGCCAAGGCAAACAAATTTGCAGTCGGCCAATTTAACATGAACAACCTCGAATTTGCCCAAGCCATCATGGAAGCGGCCATCGAGCTCAAATCCCCGTTTATTTACGGTGTCAGCGAAGGCGCCTTGAAATATATGGGTATCGAATTTACCGTAGCGATCGCCGAAGCGGCGGCCAAGAAATCCGGTCTTCCGATCGCACTTCACCTCGACCACGGCAGCAGCTTTGAAGTGGCGATGAAGTGTATCCGCGCCGGATTCAGCTCGGTTATGTTCGACGGATCCCACTACTCTTTCGAAGAAAATATCCGCCTCACGAAGGAAGTGGTCAAAGCCGCTCGTGCGATGGGCGTGTCCGTGGAAGGCGAGCTCGGTACGATCGGCGGGGTAGAAGACGACATCAGCGTGGACGAGGCTGACGCCAACCTGGCCAAGCCGGAGGAAGCGATCCGCTTCTACGAAGAGACCGGCGTAGATTGCCTTGCTATCGCTGTAGGTACGGCGCACGGCATGTATGCCGGCGAGCCGAACATCCGCTTCGATATTATCGAGAAGGTGTCCAGCGCGATTCCGGTACCGGTCGTACTGCACGGCGGCTCCGGCGTTCCGGATGAAATGATCCGCAAATCCATCGCAGCCGGCGTGGGCAAAATCAACGTGAACACCGAGAATCAGGTTGCCTGCACCGATGCGATTCGCGAAGTTCTGAATAAAGACGCGAAAGTATATGATCCTCGCAAATACCTCAGCCCCGCCCGCAAAGCCATGATCGACGTAGTCAAATCCAAGATCGAGCTGTTCGGCAGCGCGAACCAAGCCTAA
- a CDS encoding response regulator — MKKKLLIVDDQNGIRILLMEVFSSEGYETYQASNGKLALEIVKSVSPDLVLLDMKIPGMDGLDILKHIKQIDSSIKVIMMTAYGELDMIKEATDLGAVMHFTKPFDIDELRAAVNNQLRNTDNEYAVGS, encoded by the coding sequence ATGAAGAAGAAGCTGCTCATTGTAGACGACCAAAACGGTATCCGTATTTTGCTTATGGAAGTGTTCAGCAGCGAAGGCTACGAAACGTACCAGGCCTCAAACGGAAAGCTGGCGCTCGAGATCGTCAAAAGCGTCTCGCCGGATCTTGTTCTTTTGGATATGAAAATACCAGGCATGGACGGACTGGACATTTTGAAGCATATCAAGCAGATCGATTCTTCCATTAAAGTGATTATGATGACGGCCTATGGAGAGCTTGACATGATTAAGGAAGCGACCGATTTGGGCGCGGTCATGCACTTTACGAAACCTTTCGACATTGACGAGCTCCGGGCGGCGGTGAACAACCAACTGCGCAACACCGACAACGAATATGCGGTAGGATCCTGA